A section of the Agrococcus sp. SGAir0287 genome encodes:
- the recN gene encoding DNA repair protein RecN, with translation MTRTRLEELAIRSLGVIDDAVLELGPGFTAITGETGAGKTMVVQALALLRGARADAGLIRAGDERAAVQGVWLLDDRTDRELVEDAGGVVEDGELLVARSVSREGRSRAQIGGATVPAASLQALSDSLVAVHGQSDQQRLRGTQAQLAALDRAAGDALAPLLAEYREHLHAWRDAERALATITTERDARRREAEELRTELEALEAVDPQPGEDAELDALAHRLEHVESLRALVAEAHTALSGDDGVDATTLVGTARRLVERGERDDAALAAALALLADAEAAVQEAATELSRYADTLEAPERPIDEIQERRAAIAPVVRRYGSIEAAIEQSRLGALRLVELDADDERTVELERRIVDEREATDALATRITEVRRAAAAELEGRVQDELRALAMPDARLRIAVTPGDEHHEHGRDDVAILLAPHPGAEPRPVAKAASGGELSRVMLALEVALAADDVPTFVFDEVDAGVGGASAIEIGRRLAALARHAQVIVVTHLAQVAAFADRHITVVKATDGSVTASSVQTVQDDARVEELARMLAGTASETALAHAAELLADAHATPQRGR, from the coding sequence GTGACGCGGACGAGGCTCGAGGAGCTCGCGATCCGCAGCCTCGGCGTCATCGACGACGCCGTGCTCGAGCTCGGACCCGGCTTCACCGCCATCACGGGCGAGACGGGCGCAGGCAAGACCATGGTGGTGCAGGCGCTCGCGCTGCTGCGCGGCGCACGCGCCGACGCAGGGCTCATCCGCGCCGGCGACGAGCGCGCCGCCGTGCAGGGCGTGTGGCTGCTCGACGACCGCACCGACCGCGAGCTCGTGGAGGACGCCGGCGGCGTCGTCGAGGACGGCGAGCTGCTCGTCGCGCGCTCGGTGTCGCGCGAGGGGCGCAGCCGCGCGCAGATCGGCGGCGCGACCGTGCCCGCGGCATCCCTGCAGGCGCTCTCGGACTCGCTCGTCGCCGTGCACGGCCAGTCGGACCAGCAGCGGCTGCGCGGCACGCAGGCGCAGCTCGCCGCGCTCGACCGCGCCGCCGGCGACGCCCTCGCGCCGCTGCTCGCCGAGTACCGCGAGCATCTCCACGCGTGGCGCGACGCCGAGCGCGCGCTCGCGACCATCACGACGGAGCGCGACGCCCGACGCCGCGAGGCCGAGGAGCTGCGCACCGAGCTCGAGGCGTTGGAGGCCGTCGACCCGCAGCCGGGGGAGGATGCCGAGCTCGACGCGCTCGCCCACCGCCTCGAGCACGTCGAGTCGCTGCGCGCCCTCGTCGCCGAGGCGCACACGGCGCTCTCCGGCGACGACGGCGTCGATGCGACGACGCTCGTCGGCACCGCCCGCAGGCTCGTGGAGCGCGGCGAGCGCGACGACGCCGCGCTCGCCGCCGCCCTCGCGCTGCTCGCCGACGCCGAGGCCGCGGTGCAGGAGGCCGCGACCGAGCTCTCGCGCTACGCCGACACGCTCGAGGCGCCGGAGCGCCCGATCGACGAGATCCAGGAGCGTCGTGCGGCCATCGCCCCCGTGGTGCGCCGCTACGGCTCGATCGAGGCGGCGATCGAGCAGAGCAGGCTCGGCGCGCTGCGCCTCGTCGAGCTCGACGCCGACGACGAGCGCACCGTCGAGCTCGAGCGCCGCATCGTCGACGAGCGCGAGGCGACCGACGCGCTCGCGACGCGCATCACCGAGGTGCGCCGCGCGGCGGCCGCCGAGCTCGAGGGTCGCGTGCAGGACGAGCTGCGCGCGCTCGCGATGCCCGACGCGCGGCTGCGCATCGCGGTGACGCCCGGCGACGAGCACCACGAGCACGGTCGCGACGACGTCGCCATCCTGCTCGCACCGCATCCCGGCGCCGAGCCCCGACCCGTCGCCAAGGCCGCGTCGGGCGGCGAGCTCTCGCGCGTCATGCTCGCGCTCGAGGTCGCGCTCGCAGCCGACGACGTGCCGACCTTCGTGTTCGACGAGGTCGACGCGGGCGTCGGCGGCGCCTCGGCGATCGAGATCGGTCGACGGCTCGCCGCGCTCGCGCGCCACGCGCAGGTCATCGTCGTCACGCACCTCGCGCAGGTCGCGGCCTTCGCCGACCGCCACATCACGGTCGTGAAGGCGACCGACGGCTCCGTGACGGCGTCGAGCGTGCAGACGGTGCAGGACGACGCGCGCGTCGAGGAGCTCGCACGCATGCTGGCGGGCACGGCATCCGAGACCGCCCTCGCGCACGCCGCCGAGCTGCTCGCCGACGCGCACGCCACGCCGCAGCGCGGCCGCTGA
- a CDS encoding CTP synthase yields the protein MRRIGWESVASDTRVTKQIFVTGGVVSSLGKGLTAASLGNLLTARGLHVVMQKLDPYLNVDPGTMNPFQHGEVFVTDDGAETDLDIGHYERFLDIELSQAANVTTGQIYSRVIERERRGEYLGDTVQVIPHISDEIKRRMRLQSHDVPQPDVIITEIGGTVGDIESQPFIEAARQVRHELGRKNVFFVHVSLVPFLGASGEQKTKPTQHSVATLRSIGIQPDALVLRSDRPVSESNRTKIALMCDVDERAVVNAVDVPSIYDIPTMLTEQGLDGYIIEQLGLEAGDVDWSRWQPVLDAVHHPRHQVTIGLVGKYVDLPDAYLSVTEALKAGGFANQTAVTIRWVASDLCQTPEGAAAQLSDVDGICVPGGFGVRGIEGKLGALRFARENDIPTLGLCLGLQCMVIEYARNVAGIEGASSSEFDEDTPHPVIATMAEQEAHVHGGNLGGTMRLGLYEATLAPGSLAERVYGAPVSHERHRHRYEVNNGYRDQLAEAGLSFSGTSPDGHLVEYVELPGHPYYIATQAHPELRSRPNHAHPLFRGLVEAALERQRASKLFDVDAETSEPQPEPAA from the coding sequence ATGCGTCGGATAGGGTGGGAGTCCGTGGCGAGCGATACCCGGGTGACCAAGCAGATCTTCGTGACGGGCGGCGTCGTCTCGTCCCTGGGCAAGGGCCTCACGGCCGCCTCGCTCGGCAACCTCCTCACGGCTCGTGGCCTCCACGTCGTGATGCAGAAGCTCGACCCGTACCTCAACGTGGATCCGGGCACGATGAACCCGTTCCAGCACGGCGAGGTCTTCGTGACCGACGATGGCGCCGAGACCGATCTCGACATCGGCCACTACGAGCGCTTCCTCGACATCGAGCTGTCGCAGGCCGCGAACGTCACGACGGGGCAGATCTACTCGCGCGTCATCGAGCGCGAGCGCCGCGGCGAGTACCTGGGCGACACCGTGCAGGTCATCCCGCACATCTCGGACGAGATCAAGCGCCGCATGCGGCTGCAGTCGCACGACGTGCCGCAGCCCGACGTCATCATCACCGAGATCGGCGGCACGGTCGGCGACATCGAGAGCCAGCCCTTCATCGAGGCCGCGCGCCAGGTGCGCCACGAGCTCGGCCGCAAGAACGTCTTCTTCGTGCACGTCTCGCTCGTGCCCTTCCTCGGCGCCTCGGGCGAGCAGAAAACGAAGCCCACGCAGCACTCGGTCGCGACGCTGCGATCGATCGGCATCCAGCCCGACGCGCTCGTGCTGCGCTCCGACCGGCCGGTCAGCGAGTCGAACCGCACGAAGATCGCGCTCATGTGCGACGTCGACGAGCGCGCCGTCGTCAACGCCGTCGACGTGCCCTCGATCTACGACATCCCGACGATGCTCACCGAGCAGGGCCTCGACGGCTACATCATCGAGCAGCTCGGCCTCGAGGCCGGCGACGTCGACTGGAGCCGCTGGCAGCCGGTGCTCGACGCCGTGCACCACCCGCGCCACCAGGTGACGATCGGCCTCGTCGGCAAGTACGTCGACCTGCCCGACGCCTACCTGTCGGTGACCGAGGCGCTGAAGGCCGGCGGCTTCGCGAACCAGACCGCCGTGACGATCCGCTGGGTGGCGTCCGACCTGTGCCAGACGCCCGAGGGCGCCGCGGCGCAGCTCTCGGACGTCGACGGCATCTGCGTGCCCGGCGGCTTCGGCGTGCGCGGCATCGAGGGCAAGCTCGGCGCGCTGCGCTTCGCCCGCGAGAACGACATCCCGACCCTCGGCCTGTGCCTCGGCCTGCAGTGCATGGTCATCGAGTACGCGCGCAACGTCGCCGGCATCGAGGGCGCGTCGTCGAGCGAGTTCGACGAGGACACGCCGCATCCCGTCATCGCGACGATGGCGGAGCAGGAGGCCCACGTGCACGGCGGGAACCTCGGCGGCACCATGCGGCTCGGCCTCTACGAGGCGACGCTCGCGCCCGGCTCGCTCGCCGAGCGCGTCTACGGCGCGCCCGTGAGCCACGAGCGACACCGTCACCGCTACGAGGTGAACAACGGCTACCGCGACCAGCTCGCCGAGGCGGGCCTGTCGTTCTCCGGCACCTCGCCGGACGGGCACCTCGTGGAGTACGTCGAGCTGCCCGGCCACCCCTACTACATCGCGACGCAGGCCCACCCCGAGCTGCGCAGCCGACCGAATCACGCGCATCCGCTCTTCCGCGGCCTCGTCGAGGCGGCGCTCGAGCGGCAGCGCGCGTCGAAGCTCTTCGACGTCGACGCCGAGACGTCCGAGCCGCAGCCCGAGCCCGCGGCATGA
- a CDS encoding NAD kinase — protein sequence MSERRFLVVFHPGRDETLRTASSVCRRLVEAGVTPVLVAEEREALVAHAAEAEVVATYDPDAPEGIELVMTLGGDGTILRAAELQRATGAPLLGINMGHVGFLAEAEVADLQAVVDRAVARDYEVESRLTLDVRVVIDDVEVARTWAVNEAAIEKHGAGRMIEALLEVDDRPISSFGTDAVLLATPTGSTAYSFSAGGPIVWPTAQVMLMVPLGAHALFTRPLVVGPDATMSVTISHHSTSEAVLWCDSRRSVDLPQGARVEARRSETPLRLARLSTAPFSDRLVAKLDLPVQGWRDAARSGS from the coding sequence ATGAGCGAGCGCCGCTTCCTCGTGGTGTTCCACCCGGGTCGCGACGAGACGCTGCGCACAGCCTCGAGCGTGTGCCGCCGCCTCGTCGAGGCGGGCGTCACGCCCGTGCTCGTGGCCGAGGAGCGCGAGGCGCTCGTCGCCCACGCGGCGGAGGCGGAGGTCGTCGCGACGTACGATCCCGACGCGCCGGAGGGCATCGAGCTCGTCATGACGCTCGGTGGCGACGGCACGATCCTGCGCGCCGCGGAGCTGCAGCGCGCCACGGGTGCTCCGCTGCTCGGCATCAACATGGGCCACGTCGGATTCCTCGCCGAGGCCGAGGTCGCCGACCTGCAGGCCGTCGTCGACCGCGCCGTCGCGCGCGACTACGAGGTCGAGTCGCGTCTCACGCTCGACGTGCGCGTCGTGATCGACGACGTCGAGGTCGCGCGGACGTGGGCCGTCAACGAGGCGGCCATCGAGAAGCACGGGGCCGGCCGCATGATCGAGGCGCTCCTCGAGGTCGACGATCGACCCATCTCCTCCTTCGGTACGGATGCCGTGCTGCTCGCCACGCCCACGGGCTCCACCGCGTACTCGTTCTCGGCCGGCGGCCCGATCGTGTGGCCCACGGCGCAGGTGATGCTCATGGTGCCGCTCGGCGCGCACGCGCTCTTCACGCGTCCGCTCGTCGTGGGGCCGGACGCGACGATGTCGGTGACGATCTCGCATCACTCGACGAGCGAGGCCGTGTTGTGGTGCGACTCGCGCCGCTCGGTCGACCTGCCGCAGGGCGCGCGCGTCGAGGCGCGGCGCTCCGAGACGCCGCTGCGCCTCGCGCGCCTCAGCACCGCGCCGTTCTCCGACCGCCTCGTGGCGAAGCTCGACCTGCCGGTCCAGGGGTGGCGCGACGCGGCCAGGAGCGGCTCGTGA
- a CDS encoding DedA family protein encodes MDSLAGSVLDAAVAMAASPWVLVVVAALCVVDSIVPPLPTEAVVIAVVTLGAVGDAPHPVAVGATIALAATVGDTLAYVLGRTISSRRWLRRRRVRALARQASALLRIRGASIVVAARFVPGLRVAVNATAGAVRMDARRFVPLVAVAATLWAMLTVLVGVGAAWALGDSPALAAAVGAAAGLGIGLAIDAVLRRRGMTRVA; translated from the coding sequence ATGGACTCGCTCGCAGGCTCGGTGCTCGACGCGGCCGTCGCGATGGCTGCGTCGCCGTGGGTGCTCGTCGTCGTCGCCGCCCTCTGCGTCGTCGACTCCATCGTGCCGCCGCTGCCGACCGAGGCGGTCGTCATCGCCGTCGTGACCCTCGGCGCCGTCGGCGACGCGCCGCATCCGGTCGCCGTCGGCGCGACGATCGCGCTCGCGGCGACCGTCGGCGACACCCTCGCGTACGTGCTCGGGCGCACGATCTCGTCGCGGCGCTGGCTGCGGCGTCGGCGCGTGCGCGCGCTCGCGCGGCAGGCATCGGCGCTGCTGCGCATCCGCGGCGCATCCATCGTCGTCGCCGCGCGGTTCGTGCCCGGCTTGCGGGTAGCGGTGAACGCGACGGCAGGAGCGGTGCGCATGGATGCGCGACGCTTCGTCCCGCTCGTGGCGGTCGCCGCGACCCTGTGGGCGATGCTCACGGTGCTCGTCGGGGTCGGCGCGGCGTGGGCGCTCGGGGACTCCCCCGCGCTGGCCGCCGCGGTCGGCGCTGCGGCCGGCCTCGGCATCGGTCTCGCGATCGACGCGGTGCTGCGTCGCCGCGGGATGACGCGCGTCGCGTGA
- a CDS encoding GNAT family N-acetyltransferase, whose protein sequence is MAWLALTSRVATVHSRDRVSGDLQSCSVVPQMRGRGIGGRLVRAVLATATERGAEHVTVHTSAESPAMDERDGFRPSARLLWAEGEVAERWAGPSRARHLRVTSGA, encoded by the coding sequence GTGGCGTGGCTCGCGCTCACGTCGCGCGTCGCGACGGTGCACAGTCGCGACCGCGTGAGCGGCGACCTGCAATCCTGCTCCGTCGTGCCGCAGATGCGGGGTCGCGGCATCGGCGGACGCCTGGTCCGAGCGGTGCTGGCCACGGCGACGGAGCGCGGTGCGGAGCACGTCACGGTGCACACGAGCGCCGAGTCGCCGGCGATGGACGAGCGCGACGGCTTCCGCCCGAGCGCGCGCCTGCTGTGGGCGGAGGGCGAGGTCGCCGAGCGCTGGGCCGGCCCGTCACGCGCCCGCCATCTCCGCGTCACCTCGGGGGCCTAG
- a CDS encoding NUDIX domain-containing protein, which produces MIEDTLGSLPVRERETVFHGRVWDVERHTVDLPSGATIVRDLLDHPGAVAVLAVNERDEVLLVHQYRHPVGATMWELPAGLLDVEGEDPLVGAQRELAEETDTVAATWGVLCDIATSGGGSSEILRIYLATDLSDASEAFARTDEEADMEVRWVPRAEVVESVLAGRLHNATMLTAVLAYEAMVARGGSPQPADAPFDWHRPPRPER; this is translated from the coding sequence ATGATCGAGGACACGCTCGGCAGCCTGCCCGTGCGCGAGCGCGAGACCGTGTTCCACGGGCGCGTGTGGGACGTCGAGCGGCACACGGTCGACCTGCCCTCGGGCGCGACGATCGTGCGCGACCTGCTCGACCATCCCGGCGCGGTCGCCGTGCTCGCGGTGAACGAGCGCGACGAGGTGCTGCTCGTGCACCAGTACCGCCACCCCGTGGGTGCGACGATGTGGGAGCTGCCCGCCGGCCTCCTCGACGTCGAGGGCGAGGATCCGCTCGTCGGCGCCCAGCGCGAGCTCGCGGAGGAGACCGACACGGTCGCTGCGACGTGGGGCGTGCTGTGCGACATCGCCACCTCGGGCGGCGGGTCGAGCGAGATCCTGCGCATCTACCTCGCGACCGACCTGTCGGATGCGTCGGAGGCGTTCGCGCGCACCGACGAGGAGGCCGACATGGAGGTGCGGTGGGTGCCGCGCGCCGAGGTCGTCGAGTCGGTGCTCGCGGGACGGTTGCACAACGCGACGATGCTGACGGCGGTGCTCGCCTACGAGGCGATGGTCGCCCGCGGCGGCTCGCCGCAGCCCGCCGACGCGCCCTTCGACTGGCACCGCCCGCCGCGACCCGAGCGCTGA
- a CDS encoding DUF3253 domain-containing protein, whose product MDRDDELERTMLRLVDERAPDRTICPSDVARAVGDADSWRSLMDATRQVAARLADAGEVEVTQRGAVVDVRTARGPVRIRRPR is encoded by the coding sequence ATGGACCGCGACGACGAGCTCGAGCGCACGATGCTGCGCCTCGTCGACGAGCGTGCGCCCGATCGCACCATCTGCCCGAGCGACGTGGCCCGCGCGGTCGGTGACGCCGACTCGTGGCGCTCCCTCATGGATGCGACGCGCCAGGTCGCGGCACGGCTCGCGGACGCGGGCGAGGTCGAGGTCACCCAGCGCGGCGCGGTCGTCGACGTCCGCACGGCCCGCGGCCCCGTACGCATCCGCCGCCCGCGCTGA
- the xerD gene encoding site-specific tyrosine recombinase XerD → MRPADAVSRYLRQLTIERGLSRHTLAAYRRDLDGYLEVLEARGRGDVVAIEPGDVQAFHASLADRGLAASSVARQLSAVRGLHRFLLDERLVERDVAHDHRPPRQAMPLPKAVTIAQMQRILEHAGGDDPAGLRDRALLELLYATGARISEVCDLDVDDAHEELLRLTGKGGKQRLVPVGSYARDALDAYLVRARPTLAARGRGGPALLLGARGGRLSRQTAWSIIQRVAAEAGVEHVSPHTFRHSFATHLLEGGADVRVVQELLGHASVATTQIYTRVTADTLRDMYTTAHPRARR, encoded by the coding sequence GTGCGGCCCGCGGACGCCGTCAGCCGCTACCTGCGGCAGCTGACGATCGAGCGCGGCCTGTCGCGCCACACGCTCGCCGCCTATCGTCGCGACCTCGACGGCTACCTCGAGGTGCTCGAGGCGCGAGGCCGCGGCGACGTCGTCGCGATCGAGCCCGGCGACGTGCAGGCGTTCCACGCATCCCTCGCCGATCGCGGCCTCGCCGCTTCGAGCGTCGCCAGGCAGCTCTCGGCGGTGCGCGGGCTGCATCGCTTCCTGCTCGACGAGCGCCTCGTCGAGCGCGACGTCGCCCACGACCATCGGCCGCCGAGGCAGGCGATGCCGCTGCCCAAGGCCGTGACCATCGCGCAGATGCAGCGCATCCTCGAGCATGCGGGCGGCGACGATCCGGCCGGGCTGCGCGACCGCGCGCTGCTGGAGCTGCTCTACGCGACCGGCGCCCGCATCTCCGAGGTGTGCGACCTCGACGTCGACGACGCGCACGAGGAGCTGCTCAGGCTCACGGGCAAGGGCGGCAAGCAGCGGCTCGTGCCCGTCGGGTCGTACGCGCGCGACGCGCTCGACGCCTACCTCGTGCGGGCGCGGCCGACGCTCGCCGCTCGTGGCCGCGGCGGTCCGGCGCTGCTGCTCGGCGCTCGCGGCGGGCGGCTGTCGCGGCAGACGGCCTGGTCGATCATCCAGCGCGTCGCCGCCGAGGCCGGCGTCGAGCACGTCTCGCCCCACACCTTCCGCCACTCGTTCGCGACCCACCTGCTCGAGGGCGGCGCCGACGTCCGGGTCGTGCAGGAGCTGCTAGGGCACGCGAGCGTCGCGACGACGCAGATCTACACGCGGGTCACGGCCGACACGCTGCGCGACATGTACACGACGGCCCACCCGCGCGCGCGACGGTAG
- a CDS encoding TM0106 family RecB-like putative nuclease: MFVRDGLLLHSASDLKAASECEFAMLRALDAKLGRIAKVDDDDDPMLARAGRLGDAHEERILQGYRDRAARDASFRVVEIARPDPMTLDGLRAARAASLAALHDGADVVFQATFLDEATGFMGFADFLVREPATDGAWAYAVYDAKLARSAKTTALLQLAAYALELQRECVAVHDEVHLMLGTGETTTHRLADVLPVFAARIARLREQLGQRLDAAEPIAWDTPGVRQCGRCATCTLEVERTRDVLLVAGLRSTQRERLRTAGITTIDALASSEGRVAGIGDAPLASLRLQARMQLAAPVTGVAYSVFDPIPLGRLPEPSPGDVFFDFEGDPLWWDGGSQWGIDYLFGATTYDTVEEAFTAFWAHDLAQERAALEGFLDWLAERRRRWPDLHVYHYAPYERTHLHAIAARHGVREEEVDDILRADLLVDLYPIVRSAVRISESSYSLKRLEPLFMGDRLRDSAVKDGGASIVAYEEVGRLRGDGDDGAADALLAEIGDYNRYDCAATKGLRDWLAARADELGVPRWRRVEVEGTASARLDAREDAVDARLRARIEGVPADERDDEARATALAAAAVEYHRREDVAYWVMHFERLRSHVDEWRDQRDVLAPTDVAVEVVEGWRMPTRGQLRRRLRLVGPMLAGSRIGPGDAPFAVYPAPAPFGEDDAPAAYRAHSWVSVVSAEEDAGTWTVELEERDPSGAGWSQVPIALTPPRPIPTTKQRAAILEWGERVAGSPDPVVDPMLDVLRRVPPRIAGGMPADGAPAERIVAALAAMDRSYLAVQGPPGSGKTHVGATVLRALVEHGWRIGVVAQSHDVVEHLLRRAIELGVPEDRVGKRPRSGSTSVPGVALQARDIPGFLAGEGGRILGGTSWTFANAEQVPRHALDLLVVDEAGQYSLADTIACSVAANRLLLLGDPQQLPQVSQGHHPEPIDASALGWLSDGHDVLPPGLGVFLAESWRMHPTLCDAVSALSYEGRLRAADVAARRVLAGPAPGVHVVDVAHEGNAVESREEAAAVVAIVREQLGRAWLDPSVADEPRPLTAADVIVVAPYNAQVDLLRRTLDAAGLTETRVGTVDRFQGQEAVIAIVSLTASSADDAPRGIDFVLQRNRINVAISRAQWAAYVVHSPRIADALPYRADGLAQLSGFLRLTGRS; encoded by the coding sequence ATGTTCGTGCGCGACGGTCTGCTGCTGCACAGCGCGAGCGACCTGAAGGCCGCGAGCGAGTGCGAGTTCGCGATGCTGCGCGCCCTCGACGCGAAGCTCGGGCGCATCGCGAAGGTCGACGACGACGACGATCCGATGCTCGCGCGTGCCGGCAGGCTGGGCGACGCGCACGAGGAACGCATCCTGCAGGGCTACCGCGACCGCGCCGCTCGCGATGCGAGCTTCCGCGTCGTCGAGATCGCGAGGCCCGACCCCATGACGCTGGACGGGCTGCGGGCCGCGCGCGCCGCCTCGCTCGCGGCGCTGCACGACGGCGCCGACGTCGTCTTCCAGGCGACGTTCCTCGACGAGGCCACCGGGTTCATGGGCTTCGCCGACTTCCTCGTGCGCGAGCCGGCAACCGACGGCGCGTGGGCGTACGCCGTCTACGACGCGAAGCTCGCACGAAGCGCCAAGACGACGGCGCTCCTGCAGCTCGCCGCGTATGCGCTCGAGCTCCAGCGCGAGTGCGTGGCGGTGCACGACGAGGTGCACCTCATGCTCGGCACGGGCGAGACGACCACGCATCGGCTCGCCGACGTGCTCCCCGTCTTCGCTGCACGCATCGCGCGCCTTCGCGAGCAGCTCGGGCAGCGCCTCGACGCCGCCGAGCCGATCGCATGGGACACGCCTGGCGTGCGGCAGTGCGGACGGTGCGCGACGTGCACCCTCGAGGTCGAGCGCACGCGCGACGTGCTGCTCGTCGCCGGACTCCGTTCGACGCAGCGCGAGCGACTGCGCACGGCGGGCATCACGACGATCGACGCGCTCGCCTCATCCGAGGGTCGCGTCGCAGGCATCGGCGACGCGCCGCTCGCGTCGCTGCGGCTGCAGGCTCGCATGCAGCTCGCCGCCCCCGTCACGGGAGTCGCCTACTCGGTCTTCGACCCCATCCCGCTCGGCAGGCTGCCCGAGCCGAGCCCGGGCGACGTCTTCTTCGACTTCGAGGGCGATCCGCTCTGGTGGGACGGCGGATCGCAGTGGGGCATCGACTATCTCTTCGGCGCGACGACCTACGACACGGTCGAGGAGGCGTTCACCGCCTTCTGGGCGCACGACCTCGCGCAGGAGCGCGCCGCGCTCGAGGGCTTCCTCGACTGGCTCGCCGAGCGCCGCCGCCGCTGGCCGGACCTGCACGTCTACCACTACGCGCCCTACGAGCGGACGCACCTCCACGCGATCGCCGCACGGCACGGCGTGCGCGAGGAGGAGGTCGACGACATCCTCCGCGCCGACCTGCTCGTCGACCTGTACCCGATCGTGCGCAGCGCCGTGCGCATCTCGGAGTCGTCGTACTCCCTCAAGCGGCTCGAGCCGCTCTTCATGGGCGACCGGCTGCGCGACAGCGCCGTGAAGGACGGCGGGGCGTCGATCGTCGCCTACGAGGAGGTCGGGCGGCTGCGCGGCGACGGCGACGACGGCGCCGCCGATGCGCTCCTCGCCGAGATCGGCGACTACAACCGGTACGACTGCGCCGCGACGAAGGGCCTGCGCGACTGGCTCGCGGCTCGCGCCGACGAGCTGGGCGTGCCGCGTTGGCGCCGGGTCGAGGTGGAGGGCACGGCATCGGCACGGCTCGACGCACGCGAGGATGCCGTCGACGCCCGCCTCCGCGCACGGATCGAGGGCGTGCCGGCCGACGAGCGCGACGACGAGGCGCGCGCGACCGCCCTCGCCGCCGCCGCGGTCGAGTACCACCGCCGCGAGGACGTCGCCTATTGGGTCATGCACTTCGAGCGCTTGCGATCGCACGTCGACGAATGGCGGGATCAGCGCGACGTGCTCGCTCCCACCGACGTCGCCGTCGAGGTCGTGGAGGGGTGGCGCATGCCGACGCGCGGACAGCTGCGGCGTCGGCTCCGTCTCGTCGGTCCGATGCTCGCAGGCAGTCGCATCGGTCCGGGCGACGCGCCGTTCGCGGTGTATCCGGCGCCCGCGCCGTTCGGCGAGGACGACGCCCCCGCCGCGTACCGTGCACACTCCTGGGTCTCGGTCGTGTCGGCCGAGGAGGATGCCGGCACGTGGACGGTCGAGCTCGAGGAGCGGGATCCATCGGGCGCGGGGTGGTCGCAGGTGCCGATCGCGCTCACGCCGCCCCGGCCCATCCCCACGACGAAGCAGCGCGCCGCGATCCTCGAGTGGGGCGAGCGCGTCGCCGGCTCGCCGGATCCTGTCGTCGATCCCATGCTCGACGTGCTGCGGCGCGTGCCGCCGCGCATCGCGGGCGGCATGCCTGCCGACGGCGCGCCCGCCGAGCGCATCGTCGCCGCACTCGCGGCGATGGATCGGTCGTACCTCGCCGTGCAGGGTCCGCCGGGATCCGGCAAGACCCACGTGGGGGCGACGGTGCTGCGCGCGCTCGTCGAGCACGGCTGGCGCATCGGCGTCGTCGCGCAGTCGCACGACGTCGTCGAGCATCTGCTGCGCCGCGCGATCGAGCTCGGCGTGCCGGAGGACCGGGTCGGCAAGCGGCCGCGATCGGGCTCGACGAGCGTGCCGGGCGTCGCGCTGCAGGCCCGCGACATCCCCGGGTTCCTCGCGGGGGAGGGCGGTCGCATCCTCGGCGGCACGTCGTGGACGTTCGCGAATGCCGAGCAGGTGCCGCGCCATGCGCTCGACCTGCTCGTCGTCGACGAGGCGGGTCAGTACTCGCTCGCCGACACGATCGCCTGCTCGGTCGCCGCGAACCGGCTGCTGCTGCTCGGCGACCCGCAGCAGCTGCCGCAGGTGAGCCAGGGGCACCATCCCGAGCCGATCGACGCCTCGGCGCTCGGCTGGCTCTCCGACGGCCACGACGTGCTGCCGCCGGGGCTCGGCGTGTTCCTGGCCGAGTCGTGGCGCATGCATCCCACGCTCTGCGACGCGGTCTCGGCGCTGTCGTACGAGGGCCGGCTGCGTGCCGCCGACGTCGCGGCCCGACGGGTGCTCGCCGGCCCTGCGCCCGGCGTCCACGTCGTGGACGTCGCGCACGAGGGCAACGCCGTCGAGTCGCGCGAGGAGGCGGCGGCGGTCGTCGCGATCGTGCGCGAGCAGCTCGGCAGGGCGTGGCTCGACCCCTCCGTCGCCGACGAGCCCCGCCCGCTCACGGCAGCCGACGTCATCGTCGTGGCGCCGTACAACGCGCAGGTCGACCTCCTCCGGCGCACGCTCGACGCGGCGGGCCTGACCGAGACGCGGGTCGGCACCGTCGACCGCTTCCAGGGTCAGGAGGCGGTGATCGCGATCGTCTCGCTCACGGCGTCGAGCGCGGACGACGCGCCGCGCGGCATCGACTTCGTGCTGCAGCGCAATCGCATCAACGTCGCGATCTCGCGAGCGCAGTGGGCTGCGTACGTCGTGCACTCGCCCCGCATCGCCGACGCGCTGCCGTACAGGGCCGACGGCCTTGCCCAGCTCTCGGGCTTCCTGCGTCTCACGGGCCGCTCCTGA